AATGACCTGGAAATTCTTCCAGGCTATGCCTCCTCCCTTTGACTAGGGGGTTTTATGTCTCCTCCACCAGTGCCTGGGAGCCCTAAGAAGGTGAGGCATTCATTGCCTCTTCTCTTTGACTGGTAGCTCTCTCTGAGATCAGAGAAAGACCATGCCTCCTCCATCAGATCAGCTTGTTTCCCCGCGTGGGGTAATACCCATCTCTCTGTCCTCTATCTCTCTCCCAGCACCTGCCACAGGATTTCTGGCAGCTTGGCAGGAAGCAATCTTGGGAGTGTTGCATCAGGTACACCCTGCACATACCTGCAGGCCTTGGACACCCCCCATGTTGGCCCCGAGGTCATCTGGTCCACCCTGTCTCCAGCCAAGGCCCCTCACAGGTAAGGCAGGAGGCACACTTACCTTGGGGGCCGCCATCTCTGTTCTGCTTGAAAGAGGGGTCCATCCCCACCCTTTGCATGAGACCCAGCCTGTTagtggaggaagaagggagggaggagggggaggacgaTTCCCAGTGTCCCCAAGGGGCAACGGACACTTGAGAAGAAACCCAGGTAGAAttattaatgctttttttttttttttttggagacaaggtctcatgtagcccagcctaaCTTCGAatgatggcctcaaactcctgatcctcctgcctctcaaaCGCTGTGGGTATAGATGAATACTTGCAGATCTGCTGTGAAACGAGGACTTGATGTTCAAAGTCACCATCCTTGGGGCATGAGCAGTGTTCCCTGGGGTCcctcaatgccccccccccatacacatagAACAGAGGCGTGAAGACAgtgcctctggctgggttcctcCATTAGCCAACAACTGCCCATGGGTTCCCAGCTGtggtgtgtgcgtgagtgtgtggtTCAGGTCTGTGTGTCGTGGGTTGGGCAGGACTCTCAGCCTCCAGTGCCTTTTCTACCAACTGGGGTAATTACATGGAAGGACATGGACCCTGGGGTCCCACTCAGCCACCCCACAAGAAGGGGACATGGGACTCACTTATCATCCAGTCTAACCTCAAGGCAGAGGATATGAGTCACCATTTATTTTCTACCTGACAGGCTTTGCCTGCCTCTTTTTTGCACCTAGACAAGAGAGGGGCAATTCGATATGTCTGCCACCTTGTCATAACCAGCCAATGAATGTGCTGGGAATTCAGTTATCTTCTGGGAAAATGGTGGCCCAGGCAGCAGAGGCCTGCCGGGCCTCTATGGAGAGCAGCTGGTCATCAGGCTGGGGCTGACTCACCAGACAGCTTGACCACCACGGAGGCGGACCCGGACAGCAGGGTCTTGGAGTTCTTAGCAATGCACGTGTATGTGCCCTCATGGGCCACAGTCATGCTGCTGATGTTTAGGTGATCCTGACCATTCTTCAAGGCCTTCCCGTTGAAGGCCCACACATACTCTGGCTCAGGGCAGGATCGGGACACGCACCACAGGGTAAGGGACGTGTTGAAGTCCACTTTAATGGTGCAGCCCGTCCGGGTGGTGGAATCTTGGAGGATAGCCACACGTTCAGGGCCGACTGTagggcaggagggagagacacaggaCGGACAGGGGTGGTTTGGGAGGGGACAGAGGCATGCAACCTGGGCCTTCTTGATTCTGGGTCTACCAGATTGGGTCCCTGGGGCTGGCAGGGCTGAGTACCGGGGAGAAAGAGCTGGAGACTTTCCTGATCACATCTTGATCTCTAACGCACTCTGTGATCTTGAGACTCATTTCCCCTCCCACAAGAACCCaaaactcaggttttttttttttttttttttttttcatccgtGAAAAAGAATGTGTGGAGCCTCGTAatggcttttaatcccagcactcaggaggcagagacaggtggatctctgagttcaaggccagcctagtctacagagtgagtgccaggacagctggggctgcacggagaaaccctgtctcaaaacaaaacaatctatgTTCTATGTTTTAGGATTCTCAGGCCCTAGAAGTCTGTGTGTCTAAGATTCTAGAGCAGatgatctcaaccttcctaatgctatgaccctttaatacagttcctcatgttgtggtgacccccagccataaaattattttctttgctacttcataactgtaattttgctactgttgtgaatcgtaatgaatatctgtgttttctgatggtcttaggcagtccctgtgaaagggttgttggaCACTAATGGGGTAGTGACccacaaattgagaaccactgatctagactCTCCGGCGCTATAAATTGGTTCTAGGATACCGTTTCAGCTGGTGGTATTTCTAGGCTTTTCTGTCTAGACCCTGGAGCCTCGCCTCTGCTTCTAGAGTTTCTGGTATCTGGAATCCTCTGGTTGTAGGATTTTATACAGTTCAGTTTTtacacactgattttttttttaattaaaaacttttttttttttttgagacagagtctcattatgtagccctggctggtctcgaactcacagtgattctcCCGCCTGTGCCTCCTGGATTAAAAGGGTGGTCCACCACAGCCAGGCATCTCAGTAATTTGTTTTCTCAGGATTCCACGTCACATGACTGCTGCTCCAGGAACTATTACTATGGGCTTCTGCAATGAGCTTTTGTGATGTCCCCTCTGAGCCCTGAGTCCTGGCGACGTTATCCCCCACCCTTTCAAATCCAAACATCCCTGTGTCTGTTTGGTCATTTTATTTagggatctttttcttttttcttttctgacagggcctcatgtagcccaggctggccttgaactcagtatgcaCCTTATAAGGACCAGaactgtctccacttccctaatgctgggattatagatttACATTAACATGATCAGTTTGTAGTTCTtcagacagaacccagggcttggtgCCAGACAAGTGTCCTAACAGGTCAGCTATATCCTAGCCTTCCTGGCcacataccccccccccttttttttttagacaaatctTGTTACCTAACCCAGCTGCCTTGATGGCGATATTCTCTCTACCTGTGGATACCTTGATATGTCAGGTGCATGGTCCTCGCTCATCTACATCCACCTGACATTATCAGCCACAATCTGTACTTCATGAAGTGACCGGTCAAGTGTGTTTTAAGAGGGACCCCTGTCTCTTCCCCAGCCTGCTGGCTGTGGGACTGTAGATTCCTtctcttggcctcagtttccccatttctgAGATGCAGATACTGGGTGCCTCGGAAGACTCACAGTAGACAGTCAGGTTCAGGGGCTCGCTGCGGCTGACGCTGACCGGGTTCCACACCTCGCATTGGTAGGTGCCCGCCTCCTCCCTGCGGATGCCATGACGGGTCAGCATCCTGCCGTCGGGGGACAGGCCCAGGCGGACAGCAACAGGCAGAGCATCACCGTTGAAGAACCAGCGGACCTCAGCCGGACTGGGGCTGCTGCACACGAGGCGAAGGGTGTCCCTGCGCTCCACCAGCGCAGTGTCGTTGGCCATGACCGTGGGAGGGGCCAGGATCTCTATGGGGGGGAgcgagagacagagggggaggggaggggcaccTCCTGTCCCCGAGGCAAGAAGCACCGGCCACGCTGTGCTTCTGTACCCCCAGCCATAGTGACAAAGAATGGCTTTAGAAGACAGATATCATCCTGGAAGCCAGAATGGAGAAGGTGAGCATTTTCGTGTTATTTTAGGcatccctcccccacacacaccctgtttTAAGAGGCTGAcaaatagctcagtgggtaaaagcacttgccaccaaacctgatgaccagagtttgattcctgggcCCCCACatggtgtcctctgacctcctcatgtatGTTTGTGACACACAAACAATGCtcgggtacacacacacacacacacacacacacacacacacacatacactcaaaaaatgcaattttagagaaatatatatatttgcttctgTTCATCAAAGGAGGGGTGAGGAAGAGGGTGGAAAGTCCCGGGTGTGTTGCAGGGGTGGCTCACCATAGACCTGCACGTGTCCGTAGCCCACCTCGGTCTGAAACTGCCTGTTTAGGGTCTGTATGATGTAGGTGCCTGTGTGTCCAGGCAGGGCCCCACGGATAGCAAGACTGCCATCGGGGCGCACAGCTTCCCGCCCTGTGTGGGCCGGTCCGGGGGTCTCGTCGCCAGTGCTGACAATGTAACTGGCCACCAGGAAGGTCAGGCTGAGCGTCGGCCCTGCGTACCAATTGTAGGCAAGCAGTTCCCCCGAGAGCCCGTGGACCACCAGCGTGACATTGTCTCCCTCCGCGGGCTGGGCAGGCTCAGGGGTGATGGAGATCTCAGCCGCGGCGATGTTCAGCATCCAGGCTGAGAAAGAGCAGAAGGGTCAGGTTGGATCGGGTGGGATTGACGTGTCACCTCATTTGACAGGAGTTGACTGGCTCGGAGGTGACATCCCCCCTGCCCACAAGGTCAGACACAAGCAAGATTTGTGCCTCCCATGGCCACACTTCCCcctgggatagaacccagggcctcatccatgtccctcactgggggattctaggcaggggctcaaccaccactgagccacaccccagcccctcactggagggttctaggcaggggctctaccactgagccacaccccagcccctcactgggggattctaggcaggggctccaccactgagccacacccccagcccctcactgggggattctaggcaggggctctaccactgagccacacccccagcccctcactgggggattctagacaaaTATCCTACTGTCCCCAGCTCCCACCTGTAGCCCTCTGGTCCTCAACATCTCAGTCACCTAATTTTGAGCAGGGAGTGGAGTCTGAACTTTCCTATGTGGTGGAGAAGGCTTGTCTGGaagtcctgatcttcctgcctcagtctctcaatgCTGAGGTTCAGGAATGTTCTAGCAGGATAGGCTCTGAACACCTGAGCATTCGTGGTGTCTGTCTGCAAAGCTCTATGTAGTGGCCTTTTTCTGCGCACACCTTCATTTTCTCAAGGTTGGTGTACAAAGGAGAATCTACACCCTATGCTACCGGCCTGGTGTCTTGCACCCAGCAAGTGCATGGCCAGTGTGAAATGGGACGAGGAGGCTTCCCATGAGAGGCACCGGGGTGAGTCTTGAACAGGTCCCTGGGCTCATGTAGTCACCTGAATCTGTGACCTCATGCTAACATCAGGGCCTTCCTAAGTCTTTCACTTAATCCGGGGGTACTTCCTCTGTGTGCACAAGGGCCTCCACATAGAGAGCAGAGATCTGTggaatccctccctccctttctcttttctatagTCTGTTCTCCATCCCTCAGgtatcccatgctggcctcgacatatagcagaggatggccttgaatttctgatctctctgccttcacctcctgagtgatgggagtCTGGGCACGTATCACCACACCatttatgctgtgctggggatcaaacccaatgcttcccgccccccccccccagccacacccccagcctcctccacccCTTCTCCACAAACAGACAAGTCCCAACCAGCAGGGCTGGTCCTGGCTGCTTCCTTCTTATCTGTACTTGGCTCGCTCACATGGTGGCCCTGGTGTTTCTCACATGACACACACTTGCAGGCCTGGCCTGGTTTCCAGTCCCTTCCTGGTTGGGAGAAAGTGGGTGGTAGTGACAGGCTTAGGGCAAATGCCACTATGTGTTGTGAGACCCTGACCAGCAAGTCACCTCTTCGAGGCCTGGTTTTCCTCTCTAGGAAGTCGGGCCACGAGTGACCATCCCTCTCAGGGTGGATGCTGACAAGTGAAAAAGATTCAAAGTAGGTAAACAGCAGACGTTAGTTGGTCCTCCTTCTAAGGGCACTAGATAGAATGATCCTGTCAGCGAGGCCCATTTACAGCTAAGTAAACTGAGGCTGAGGGTAGAGCAgcaaaaaccaggcatggtggtcatactcagaaagctgaggcatgaggattgtctcaagtttgaggctagcctgggctatatagtgagaagaccctgtctcaacaacaaccaccaccaaaagACCTCACAAGTCCtgggcctggtgacacacacttttaatctcagcacctaggaggcagaggtaggaggatctctgagggttcaaggccagcctggtctacagagcaagttccaggttagccagggcaacagtgagaccctgtctcaaaaacaaaagacaacataCATGGAGGTGTAGTTCAGTTTGTAGAGTGTTTGTTTAGCAAGcagagagccctgggttcaatccccagcacataaacctggcatgatggcacatacctgtaatcccaacactagggagatGGAGGCCGAAGgactggaagttcaaggccatcctcaactacaaagtaagtttaaggccaacctgggctataggagaccttacctcaaaagcACCTAAACCAAGCCCAACCAAGGGGAGTTTGGAATCCCCACACTGGTCAACTTGCTTTGCTCAGCTGTGGGACCCTCTAAAGACCCCCTGCTGACATCTCTCCGTGGCAGTCTCCAGCCTGCCCTACAGGCCTCCCCTCAAGAGCAAACTGCCCCAGAGTGAAGCCAAGTTGCATGCTGGGCATCTggtcacaccccccccccagcaggggttcctctctctgtccttagCACCTTGGAGGTGCAGGGAGTGGGCTGAGGGTCTGGGGAGTGGAGGACCCTTCTCGCTCACCACTGAGGAAGAGCCAGCTGCACCAGGCCAATGCCATCTTTCATCCCAGGTTGATGTCGGAGATGGTTGGTGGTGATGGCGCTCCAGTCTCAGAGGCCCTTCCTGGTTGAGGCTTGGCTCGGTCTGCCACTGGACCTGGGATCGGTCGGCAATTTGGAACCGGGGCGGATCACCGGAATTTGGAGGGATCGAGTCACAGAGGATCTGGGGCCCTGTTTGGGCACTGGGATGGGTGTGGCAAGCACCGGCCAAGGGCCATGACCTGGCCAGGCCTCCTGGGGCAGCTGCCTAATCCACTTTGTGCCAAAGGCCCAGATTTGGTACCGAAGAGGAGAACCAGGTCACCGGCggcggggagggaggaggaacaccAGAAGATTCTGGGGCAGTTCTTGACCACCATGCACAGTGGGGTCCCCCAGGGGCACAGGACAGAGACGTCTGCTCCTCCAGCCTCAAGACTTCAGGGAGATGGCACAACTCTGTGGGGTGGGGGTCTTTAAGACTCTCGcttgcttgggaggtagaggcaggagaaattcctgagtttgaagtcatcctcagctgtagtgattaagaggccagcctgggctacagtgagaccccGTACCCAAAAAAATCAAGAGGGGAAaaagacttgtttgtttgtttttttttttttgaaacagggttccaTGTAGCTGGGGCTAGCTTTGAATTtattgtgtagccaaggatggccttgatgGCCTGATCTTCCCACATCTATCTGCTGAGTGTTGACATTATAGGTGTTCACCACCAGGCATGGTTGATGTGgggctgggagtcaaacccagggccacgTGGATGCCCATCAAGCTCcaaccttccttttcttttctctcctctcactctgtgtctccttccttcccctctctgttTTGATTGTGATGATGGAAGGCGGGTGGCATGCGCCATCACATTCATGGGGGCACCAGAGAACAACTTCTGTTTCTATCATGTGACTcccgggaatcaaactcaggttgtcagtcttggccACAAGTGGCTTTACCCACCtagccttctcccctcccccccgccccccctccgggtttctgtgtgtagcatccctggctgtcctggaactcactctgtagcccaggctggcctggaactcacagagatccgcctgtctctgcctcccgagtgctgggattaaaggtgtgtgccacacacaccccacacacaccttgggctttatttcttagttatatgcatgtgttgtgtatgtctgtgtatggatctctgcatgtgagtgcaggtacccgtGAAGGtaaaggccagaggtgttggagtCCCTAGAGTTACCCACTGTGAGGCttccgatgtgggtgctgggaactgaactggggtcctctgcaagagcagtccacCCACAGCTGAGCCCCTCTTTCTTTTACgacacaaggtctcactgtatagttcaGGATGGTCCAGAGCTCATTCAGTAGCTCAGACAAGCTTTGAACTCACGAGCTTCCTGCTTCAGGaccctgagggctgggattacagatgtgaaccaccacatctggctctaatttaacttcttgtcttttttcctttctttctctctttctttctttctttctttctttctttctttctttctttctttctttctttctttctttcttcctttcttccttccttccttccttccttccttccttccttccttccttccttccttccttccttccttcctttctttctttctttctttctttctttctttctttctttctttcttttttctgttgtttttgattttttcgagatagggtttctctgtgtagccttggctattctgTCCTGGAAcgccgctctgtagaccaggctgaactcataGTAATCtgaccgcctctgcctcccaagtaccgggattaaaggcgtgcgccaccaccgtctggcatcacattttatttatatttattttatttatttattgttgaggGGAGGGTGTGAGATGTTCCTGATAATTTGtagaaggagtcagttctctccttccatcctgtgggctccaggaactgaactcaggccatccatcaggctgggtggcaagtgtccttaccactgagctatctcctcagactttttgcttttctcctctcttttttttaaattaaaagtttacTGTACGTGCCCAGCTCTTTTGTCTACGTGTATGTCTGTACAgcacccgtggaggccagaagagggcagcagatcccctgggacaggagttaGAGATCAGTCAgttgccttgtgggtgctgggaattgaacccgggtcctttggaaaaaCAGGTCCTAACCAGTGAGCCATAGCTCCAGCCTATCATTTGCATAACAGCCATCTAGAGGTGatgtgagacacacacagactgagGATGTTTTAAACCCTCTGCCGTTTATAGGAGAGCCTTGAGCAACTGAATTTTAGGGTCTCGAGGGGCTCTTGGAGCCAGTAATCCCTTCCAAATGACGAGGGGCAGCTGTCCTGACCCCATGTGGGTCCTGTAACACAAGCATGCAAATGTGTGGTGCTTATAATCCTGCCTGGCATACAGTAAGGGCTCCATACAACACGAGCTCCTTCTTTCCACAGATATTGAATGAGCGCCTACTGTATGCCAACCATACAAAGCTGCTGGGAGAGGCCGGTGAGAAATGCTCAGATAAGTCCCCGTGCCTGGCAAGGATCAACGAGGCAAATGTAGAACCAGTCGGGgaatgtggctgggttggtaaaGTGTAAGTGataagccttgggttcaatccccagccctgAACAAACCAGctgtggcggcacatgcctgtcatcccagcacccaggagatggaggcaggcggCTCAGAAGCGTAAGGTTATCCTCGGctatctagtgagttccaggccagcctgagctacttgagaCCCCGGtctcagaacaacagaaaaactTAGAGTTTAATGGTGTACTCCAGTCACCTCAGCTCTCCAGAGTCTGCTACAGGAGGATCATTgcgagtgccaggccagcctaaggtacatagtgagaccctatcaaaataaaacaaaacaggatgaaCAAAAAACCCCCTCACTTCACTGGAAAAGCAAAGCCCCAAAGAGGGTCTGCCCCTTgcagaggggtggagggaggatggCCAGGCAGAGACCTTGGAGGTTTGAGCAGCGTGTTACAAACAGCCTACGCTGGTGGCTGTGGGTGCTGGCTCCTCTGAGACCCTGCAGCCTGCTTCTGGCCAGGGGGCCATACCTGCAGCTCCCCTGTCCTGGTTCCCTCCTGAGAACCACTCTGTCCTGAGCTGCCCTCAACAAGGCGGGGCCGTATAGAGGGGGAGGAGgcctggggagggctgggggggcgGAGGCTGGGCTGCTGACTctggtccccccaccccctcaactGTGACCTTATCTCACCCGCTCTCTCTGTCTGGCCCCGCTTCCACCCTGCCGCCTGAGTACTGGGACTGAGTCCCAATTGTTATTCAGAATGGCTCCTCAGTGTCCCAGGCGCCTCTCCCTCACCTTGTCCCAAATTGACTTTAGTATCTTCCCAGACCTGCCCCTGTCCAGGAAGATGCCACTGCCCGCCCCCCCACCCGAGACTGGAAGAAGAAGAACCTAGGTCCTCATGTCTCCCCTGCTCCGTCAGCGCAGAGGCTGCTGTGGCTCCACAGCGCCCTCTGCAGAATACAGAAACCTCACGGTGGCTGGAGACCCCCTGTGCCCACTGAACCAGCCTCACGGAACACTCCCCAGCCCCGTCGGTCAGCGTCCTGCGTCCCatcccccgctcccccccccatGACCGCAGCGTGCCCTCATCACACTGTTCAGAGCTTCGTCCCTCTCCTCCCGGGTATGTGTCCCCACAGTGTCCCCAGCGCTGGGTAGGGGTTCAGAGTGCTTCTGGAAGTTGACACCAGGTGTGGATGACACGGAGCTGGGAGTCTCCAGGGAGGCCTAGGTTTCTGGGTAGAGCTACCTTTTGTCCTTAAGCTGTGTCATGGCTTCTAGTTCCCAAAGCATCACATGACTCTTCTCTGTCTGCTGTCCTTCTgcgccctcctccctccctggtgTCCCTCTAATAtgaaccttttgttttgttttgttttttgagatgttgtctatgtagcccaggttggactcGAACTCACTGTGcattgaggatgaccttgaatttgtcaTCCTGCAGGatgtgctggagttataggtggttttATACAGGGCTGGGAATCCACCCCAGGGCTTCTCGCATGTTGGCCAAGCACTCTGTGAGCAGAGTGATCCCCAGCCGCTGTGGGGGCCCTTTTGAGTCAAAGCAAAAGCTGCTGCTCTTTTGCTGTGCACATGGCCCAGGGCTATGTCCAGGCCTCAGGCTGCTGCTCTGTGGCCAGAGCTGTGGGTGGCCGTGACCTGGACTCCCTCTGACTCTTCTGAGGTTAGAGCTGGGGCATCTGGGCTGCTTCAGGCTGAGCAGTAAGGTGCAGGGGGTAGAAGGGCACTTGGGGTCCCAGCCTCAAACAGAGCGGACAACTTCTGGCTGAGGAGTCAACAGAAACAGACGGACTAGAATGTTACATtagaaggagattttttttttttaattttgtttttgtttttgaaataaagtcTCCTGGAACCCAGGTAGCCTAGAACCCACTGTGTACcgcagggtgaccttgaactgccTCTAGCATCCACCTCTTGAATGATGAGATGGCAGGCGCACATCACCCCACACCTGGTTTCCCTGGAgctgaggctcaaactcaggctcTGTGCGGGACAACACTGTATCAAACTGACTGAAGCTCCTGGCccttatttttcagttttatttttctcttctttagacagggtctttgtTGCTCTaatctaaaatggtcttataatagaaaacacagagccagatatcagggtgaaagctgaaagatcagagaagcagagcagccagccactagttcttacctctacgaaatcctcagcctaaagagagtgagttcctgtttcctcacgccttatctacctttctctgccctgccatattacttcctgggattaaaggcgtgtgtgcttcccaagcaaaggcatgagatctcaagtgctgggattaaaggcgtgtgctaccactgcctggctctgtgtctaatccagtggctggctctgtcctctgatctccaggcaagtttattagagtacacaatatatcaccacaggtctcactgtgcagccaggctctgcagaccaggcaagcctggaa
The nucleotide sequence above comes from Peromyscus maniculatus bairdii isolate BWxNUB_F1_BW_parent chromosome 1, HU_Pman_BW_mat_3.1, whole genome shotgun sequence. Encoded proteins:
- the Ceacam16 gene encoding cell adhesion molecule CEACAM16; this encodes MALAWCSWLFLSAWMLNIAAAEISITPEPAQPAEGDNVTLVVHGLSGELLAYNWYAGPTLSLTFLVASYIVSTGDETPGPAHTGREAVRPDGSLAIRGALPGHTGTYIIQTLNRQFQTEVGYGHVQVYEILAPPTVMANDTALVERRDTLRLVCSSPSPAEVRWFFNGDALPVAVRLGLSPDGRMLTRHGIRREEAGTYQCEVWNPVSVSRSEPLNLTVYFGPERVAILQDSTTRTGCTIKVDFNTSLTLWCVSRSCPEPEYVWAFNGKALKNGQDHLNISSMTVAHEGTYTCIAKNSKTLLSGSASVVVKLSAAVVAMMIVPVPTKPTEGQDVTLTVQGYPKDLLVYAWYRGPASEPNRLLSQLPSGNWIAGPAHTGREVGFANCSLLVQKLNLTDAGRYTLKTVTLQGKTDTLEVELQVAPLE